A region from the Salicibibacter cibarius genome encodes:
- the mgsA gene encoding methylglyoxal synthase: protein MNIALIAHDRKKDELVNFTIAYRHILATHALFATGTTGKRISEATDLPITRFLSGPLGGDQQLGARVAAGQLDLVLFFRDPLQAQPHEPDITALIRLCDVHEVPIATNMGTAEILVGALNDGAFQFRKKTDNDSDGCHE from the coding sequence ATGAATATCGCCTTGATTGCTCATGACCGTAAAAAAGATGAACTCGTCAATTTCACCATTGCCTATCGGCATATTTTAGCAACGCATGCTCTCTTCGCGACGGGCACGACCGGAAAACGTATTTCCGAAGCAACGGATCTCCCCATTACCCGTTTTTTGTCCGGGCCGTTAGGAGGGGATCAACAATTGGGCGCGCGTGTCGCGGCAGGGCAGCTTGATTTGGTTCTTTTTTTTCGTGACCCTTTACAAGCCCAGCCGCATGAACCTGATATTACCGCGTTGATTCGCCTTTGTGACGTGCACGAAGTGCCGATTGCGACGAACATGGGCACGGCTGAAATCCTTGTGGGCGCCCTGAACGATGGAGCATTTCAGTTTCGCAAAAAGACAGACAATGATAGCGATGGCTGTCATGAATAG
- a CDS encoding ubiquinol-cytochrome c reductase iron-sulfur subunit, giving the protein MEKNHNVSRRQFLTYALLGTGGFMAAGLIMPMVRFGVDPILQADAEDDMIDVVGVDELTDVPQAFDMEYEQDHGWHVEQVTETVWMFLEGDEVVALSPTCTHLGCTVSWGTDADNPEQFFCPCHFGRFERDGTNVPGTPPTEPLHRYDHEVRDGRVLLGSPSPQL; this is encoded by the coding sequence ATGGAGAAAAATCACAATGTATCAAGACGGCAATTTTTAACCTATGCGTTATTGGGAACGGGCGGTTTTATGGCCGCCGGGTTGATCATGCCAATGGTGCGGTTTGGCGTAGACCCCATCTTGCAAGCCGATGCAGAAGATGACATGATTGACGTTGTAGGTGTAGATGAATTGACGGATGTGCCCCAAGCTTTTGATATGGAATATGAACAGGATCATGGGTGGCACGTGGAGCAGGTGACGGAAACGGTCTGGATGTTTTTAGAGGGTGACGAGGTTGTCGCGCTGTCGCCAACCTGCACACACTTAGGATGTACTGTGAGTTGGGGAACAGATGCGGATAATCCGGAGCAATTCTTTTGCCCCTGCCACTTCGGAAGGTTTGAGAGAGACGGAACGAACGTTCCTGGCACACCGCCAACGGAACCGCTTCACCGTTATGATCACGAAGTCCGCGACGGCAGAGTATTACTGGGGAGTCCATCACCACAACTCTAG
- the qcrB gene encoding menaquinol-cytochrome c reductase cytochrome b subunit yields the protein MLQRIYDWIDDRIDVTPLWRDVADHEVPEHVNPGYHFSAFVYCFGGLTFFTVVIQILSGMFLTMYYVPDIVNAHASVEYLQTDVAFGMIVRGMHHWGASVVIVMVFLHTLRVFFTGSYKKPREINWVVGVLLFFIILGLGFTGYLLPWDMKAYFATQVGLEIAESVPVVGDLASNLLAGGEFIGAQTLTRFFAIHVFFLPGALLGLIAIHFIMIRRQGISGPL from the coding sequence ATGTTACAACGTATCTACGATTGGATTGATGATCGTATAGATGTCACCCCACTATGGCGGGACGTGGCCGATCACGAGGTGCCCGAACACGTAAACCCCGGGTACCATTTCTCGGCATTTGTATATTGTTTCGGGGGATTGACGTTTTTTACGGTCGTTATCCAAATTTTATCCGGCATGTTTTTGACGATGTATTACGTACCCGATATTGTGAACGCACACGCGTCTGTGGAATATTTACAGACCGATGTGGCTTTCGGAATGATTGTGCGGGGGATGCACCATTGGGGAGCCAGTGTTGTTATTGTCATGGTGTTTCTACATACGTTACGGGTATTTTTCACAGGCTCATACAAAAAACCCCGTGAAATTAACTGGGTTGTAGGTGTGCTGCTATTTTTCATTATTTTAGGCCTTGGGTTTACCGGCTATTTACTCCCGTGGGATATGAAGGCTTACTTTGCCACCCAAGTCGGTTTGGAGATTGCCGAAAGCGTACCCGTTGTCGGGGACTTGGCAAGCAACTTGTTAGCGGGAGGAGAGTTCATCGGGGCACAGACGCTGACGCGTTTCTTTGCCATCCACGTTTTCTTCTTGCCGGGAGCATTGCTCGGGCTCATTGCCATTCATTTTATTATGATTCGCAGACAGGGCATATCCGGACCGCTATAG
- a CDS encoding YitT family protein, whose amino-acid sequence MSFGLVYFNMENNLADGGFTGITLILFFVFTIDPAISNIVLNIPMFFIGYRVLGRPLFIYTLIGTFGLSFFLWLFQTYRIVDVPLQDDLTLAALFAGVFIGAGLGMVFRYGGTTGGADIIAKLMFNYSGVSIGRTLFIIDALVITSSLVYLNYREAMYTLVAVFVASRVVDFIQQGAYSGKAAFIISENSEAIADAILLEMDRGATLLSGRGSFTGTNKEILYCVVSRHEITRLKNLIDKVDPLAFVSITNVQDIAGEGFTFDDEQKPLQ is encoded by the coding sequence ATGTCGTTCGGACTCGTTTATTTTAACATGGAAAACAATCTTGCTGACGGTGGATTTACGGGAATTACTCTTATCCTCTTTTTCGTTTTCACGATTGATCCCGCGATTTCCAACATCGTGCTCAACATCCCCATGTTTTTTATTGGGTATCGTGTGCTTGGCCGTCCCCTTTTCATTTACACATTGATCGGAACGTTTGGGCTTTCCTTCTTTCTATGGTTATTCCAAACCTACCGGATTGTTGACGTCCCTCTTCAAGACGATCTTACACTTGCCGCGCTCTTCGCCGGCGTTTTTATTGGGGCAGGTTTGGGGATGGTCTTCCGATACGGGGGTACAACCGGCGGCGCCGACATTATCGCCAAACTTATGTTTAATTATTCCGGCGTAAGTATTGGGCGAACGCTCTTCATCATCGATGCGTTGGTCATCACTTCCTCGCTCGTCTATTTAAATTACCGGGAAGCGATGTACACGCTCGTTGCCGTATTTGTGGCGTCCAGGGTCGTCGATTTCATCCAGCAAGGTGCCTACTCAGGGAAGGCTGCCTTTATTATATCAGAAAATAGCGAGGCTATTGCAGATGCAATCCTGCTCGAAATGGACAGAGGGGCAACGCTACTAAGCGGACGCGGGTCTTTCACCGGTACGAACAAGGAAATTCTCTATTGTGTCGTCAGTCGTCATGAAATCACTCGTTTAAAAAACCTTATCGACAAAGTCGATCCTTTAGCGTTCGTATCCATCACCAACGTGCAGGATATTGCCGGTGAAGGATTTACATTCGATGACGAACAAAAACCGTTGCAATAA
- a CDS encoding YpiF family protein, which produces MRWQTADIDTYQQSQSYVDTVLVPLLSVSLGEEMKNHVAMGEYISLIAMEMEKQFRGRLLQLPPLVYPQNEPREQLLRHAGAWVDELKANGKNHVIWITSDPAWKNDENDLPGLLLWFPHLPIEHMDKKLQQKTMNDQMKEILPQVMKEWQKENGI; this is translated from the coding sequence ATGCGATGGCAAACGGCAGATATTGATACGTACCAACAATCCCAATCCTATGTGGACACGGTTCTCGTTCCGCTGTTATCCGTTTCCCTCGGAGAGGAGATGAAAAACCACGTAGCGATGGGGGAATATATATCATTGATTGCAATGGAGATGGAAAAGCAGTTTCGCGGGAGATTATTGCAACTGCCTCCGCTCGTCTATCCGCAAAATGAACCCCGGGAGCAACTTCTTCGGCACGCGGGGGCTTGGGTCGATGAATTGAAGGCAAATGGAAAAAATCATGTTATTTGGATAACGTCGGATCCCGCGTGGAAAAATGATGAAAATGATCTTCCCGGACTTTTGCTATGGTTCCCGCATTTGCCGATCGAGCACATGGACAAGAAATTACAACAAAAGACGATGAATGATCAGATGAAAGAAATTTTGCCCCAAGTGATGAAGGAGTGGCAAAAGGAAAACGGGATATAA
- a CDS encoding tetratricopeptide repeat protein translates to MEMERALDLIEQGDVQGGLQKINRIEKNADDDQLFEIATLYQSLGHSHEGLRIADKLLETYPSEGSLLTLKAEAAIDLDREEEAIDLLESIDSADDAFLEAQMLLADLYHLQGLEEVAERKLFLALEQAPKEPILLAGIGSYYVEQGSYQSAIPYLKQALQEGFDPKESNLHLLLAESYSNTGAFETAMAYYGQATEEQKEPRALFGFGFTALQIGDYKTAIEQLEALREADPEYTSLYAPLIEAYETDKQYEKALKTAEAGLEADEYNEHLYTEAGRFQHAFGELKKAEDHLQQALALNPGNMDASAKLLEIYAEQERSDDIKRIIEDLRQAGEEDPMFTYYEGKAHYIDDEIEEALPFYERAAAYLETDGEALEEYGQLLLENGRQKKALSILIDALQQQPENHELAMFVEELQSREQ, encoded by the coding sequence ATGGAAATGGAACGGGCGCTTGACCTTATTGAGCAAGGGGATGTGCAAGGCGGCCTACAAAAAATAAACCGGATCGAGAAAAACGCCGACGATGATCAATTGTTTGAAATTGCCACGCTTTATCAATCGCTCGGCCATTCGCATGAAGGGCTCCGAATTGCCGACAAACTATTGGAAACATACCCGTCTGAAGGAAGCTTGTTGACACTGAAAGCAGAAGCGGCCATTGATTTGGACCGGGAAGAAGAAGCGATTGATTTGTTGGAATCGATCGATTCAGCTGATGATGCCTTTTTGGAAGCGCAGATGTTGCTCGCTGATTTGTATCACCTCCAAGGTCTTGAAGAAGTAGCGGAGAGAAAATTGTTTTTGGCGCTTGAACAAGCACCGAAGGAACCGATTTTATTGGCGGGTATCGGGAGTTACTACGTTGAACAGGGGAGTTATCAAAGCGCCATTCCATACTTAAAACAAGCGCTTCAAGAAGGCTTTGATCCGAAAGAGTCGAATCTGCACTTGCTTTTGGCCGAGTCCTACAGCAATACGGGAGCATTTGAAACGGCAATGGCTTATTACGGCCAGGCCACCGAGGAGCAAAAAGAACCGCGTGCGCTGTTTGGGTTCGGGTTTACGGCTTTGCAAATTGGTGACTATAAAACAGCGATTGAACAACTCGAAGCTTTACGGGAAGCCGATCCCGAATACACCAGCTTGTATGCGCCGTTAATCGAGGCCTATGAGACGGACAAGCAGTATGAAAAAGCCTTAAAAACCGCTGAAGCGGGTTTGGAAGCGGATGAATATAATGAACATCTTTACACTGAAGCGGGACGCTTTCAACATGCTTTCGGAGAGTTGAAAAAAGCGGAAGATCATTTGCAGCAAGCGCTTGCGCTTAATCCCGGGAATATGGACGCAAGCGCCAAATTATTGGAAATATATGCCGAGCAAGAACGAAGCGATGATATAAAAAGAATCATTGAAGATTTGCGGCAAGCTGGAGAAGAAGACCCAATGTTTACTTATTACGAGGGGAAAGCCCATTACATTGATGATGAAATTGAAGAGGCATTGCCGTTTTATGAACGGGCCGCTGCATATTTGGAAACAGATGGAGAAGCCTTGGAAGAGTATGGTCAGCTTTTGTTGGAGAACGGAAGACAAAAGAAAGCCCTTTCCATTCTCATTGATGCGCTGCAACAGCAGCCGGAGAATCATGAATTGGCAATGTTCGTGGAAGAGTTACAATCCCGTGAACAATAG
- a CDS encoding biotin--[acetyl-CoA-carboxylase] ligase, whose protein sequence is MKHDLLQVLTEMKDGYVSGQQISDRLGVSRTAVWKHMEDLRKEGYVIEAIPRKGYQLKARPETLSEAEIKAGLSTNKIGQTTFYKSKVTSTQTLAKEAYREGTPHGTAIVASEQTGGRGRMERPWQSPEQTSISVSIVVKPDISIREAPQLTLVTAVAAAEALEQMTQLPVQIKWPNDIYINNRKVSGILTEMQAEAEVDKIQMMIVGIGLNINQKQAHFPEDLREKATSLYVESGKEWPRAYILQALFIAFEKWYDTWMEHGFDHIRETWEKYAALYERPVKAMQGNKTVVGHMIGINREGVLQLKDQHGEVHLIYSGDLE, encoded by the coding sequence GTGAAACATGATCTGTTGCAAGTGTTAACGGAAATGAAGGACGGTTATGTTTCCGGACAGCAAATAAGCGACCGCTTAGGCGTGAGTCGAACGGCAGTGTGGAAACATATGGAGGATTTGCGCAAAGAAGGGTATGTGATTGAAGCCATTCCCAGGAAAGGCTATCAATTGAAAGCACGCCCGGAAACATTAAGCGAAGCTGAAATCAAAGCGGGTTTATCGACAAACAAGATTGGGCAGACAACTTTTTATAAATCGAAAGTGACGTCGACGCAAACGCTTGCAAAAGAAGCATATCGTGAAGGCACTCCCCACGGAACAGCGATCGTTGCCAGTGAACAAACAGGTGGCAGGGGACGGATGGAACGGCCCTGGCAATCGCCGGAACAGACGAGCATTAGTGTATCCATCGTTGTCAAACCGGACATTTCGATTAGAGAAGCCCCGCAGTTAACATTAGTGACCGCGGTGGCGGCAGCAGAAGCGTTGGAACAGATGACCCAACTTCCCGTGCAGATCAAATGGCCGAACGATATTTATATAAATAACCGAAAAGTTTCAGGCATTTTGACGGAAATGCAAGCGGAAGCGGAAGTGGACAAAATACAAATGATGATCGTCGGGATCGGTCTGAACATTAATCAAAAACAAGCCCACTTTCCCGAGGATCTCCGGGAAAAAGCGACGTCATTATACGTGGAAAGCGGAAAGGAATGGCCGCGGGCATATATTTTGCAAGCTTTGTTTATCGCTTTTGAAAAATGGTATGACACGTGGATGGAACATGGATTTGATCATATTCGCGAAACGTGGGAAAAATACGCGGCGCTTTATGAGCGGCCGGTAAAAGCCATGCAGGGCAATAAAACCGTCGTCGGGCACATGATAGGCATTAATCGTGAAGGCGTCTTGCAATTAAAGGATCAACATGGGGAGGTTCATTTGATATACAGCGGTGATTTGGAATAA
- a CDS encoding zinc metallopeptidase, translating to MDLTTLLIYFALIMIIPIYAQMRVKSTYNKYSQLSNSSGMTGAQVAMKIMQDNGIYDVNVEPVKGKLTDHYDPRSKTVRLSEDNYYGTSIAGTSVAAHEVGHVIQDAEDYSFMRLRSSLVPVASFGSNAAIFLIIGGMLLQFSGLMLVGIFAMAAAVVFQLVTLPVEFNASSRAMTQMVSSGIIRNDEEKESKKVLNAAALTYVAGALVAVLELVRFVLMYVMMNND from the coding sequence ATGGATTTAACGACGCTTTTGATTTATTTTGCCCTGATTATGATTATCCCCATTTATGCGCAAATGCGTGTGAAATCGACGTACAACAAATATTCGCAGCTAAGTAACAGTTCAGGGATGACTGGCGCACAAGTGGCGATGAAAATCATGCAAGATAACGGCATTTATGATGTCAACGTTGAACCAGTCAAAGGAAAACTTACAGACCATTATGATCCCCGTTCGAAAACGGTAAGGTTATCGGAAGATAACTATTACGGAACTTCAATTGCCGGCACATCCGTCGCGGCACACGAAGTTGGACACGTCATCCAGGATGCGGAAGATTACAGTTTTATGCGCCTTCGTTCTTCGCTCGTTCCTGTAGCGAGTTTTGGGTCGAATGCGGCGATCTTTCTCATCATTGGCGGTATGCTTCTGCAATTCAGCGGTTTAATGCTTGTCGGGATTTTCGCGATGGCAGCAGCTGTCGTGTTCCAACTCGTTACGTTGCCGGTTGAATTTAACGCGAGCAGCCGGGCGATGACACAGATGGTCTCAAGCGGCATCATCCGCAACGACGAAGAAAAAGAATCAAAAAAGGTATTGAACGCCGCTGCCCTTACGTACGTGGCGGGCGCGCTCGTCGCCGTACTGGAACTTGTCCGCTTCGTCCTCATGTACGTGATGATGAACAACGACTAA
- the bshA gene encoding N-acetyl-alpha-D-glucosaminyl L-malate synthase BshA codes for MKALKIGITCYPTVGGSGIVATELGKRLAEKGHEIHFITSGLPFRLERAYTNIHFHKVEVNQYQIFRYPPYDLTLASKMAEVTERHELDLLHVHYAVPHAVSAALAKDMSGGNVKVMTTLHGTDITVLAHDPSLQNIIRYGINRSDKVTAVSRFLVNETKEQLDIAKHMEPIYNFVPPSIAVPANRHALRREYGINDDEDVIVHMSNFRPVKRVEDVVRAFRLIRQEKRSKLLLIGDGGERHSIEALVENEGLQKDVLFLGNQSRIYELISLADVMLLLSEKESFGLTALEAMAVGVPVIGTNIGGIPEVISDGETGLICPVYDYKAAAEAALALLNDKAMHRRMSNAARARAFSKFNSDTIVAGYETLYAEMLGLP; via the coding sequence ATGAAAGCTTTAAAAATCGGGATCACATGTTACCCTACTGTTGGCGGATCCGGAATCGTAGCGACCGAACTTGGTAAACGCTTGGCGGAAAAGGGGCATGAAATCCATTTTATTACGTCCGGCTTACCTTTTCGGTTGGAACGAGCCTATACGAACATTCATTTCCATAAGGTGGAAGTAAACCAATACCAAATTTTTCGGTATCCTCCATATGATTTGACATTGGCCAGTAAAATGGCCGAGGTTACAGAACGGCATGAATTGGACCTTTTGCATGTTCATTATGCCGTTCCCCATGCCGTTTCGGCGGCTCTTGCCAAAGATATGAGCGGCGGGAACGTGAAAGTGATGACGACGTTACATGGCACGGATATTACCGTGCTTGCGCATGATCCGTCCTTGCAAAATATTATCCGTTATGGCATTAACCGTTCGGATAAGGTTACGGCCGTGTCCCGCTTTCTCGTTAACGAAACAAAAGAACAATTGGACATTGCAAAACATATGGAACCGATTTATAATTTCGTTCCGCCAAGTATTGCCGTCCCTGCCAATCGGCATGCATTACGACGCGAATACGGCATCAACGATGATGAAGATGTGATCGTACATATGTCTAATTTTCGTCCGGTGAAGCGAGTGGAAGACGTGGTTCGCGCTTTTCGTCTCATTCGGCAAGAAAAACGCAGCAAGCTGCTTTTGATTGGAGACGGCGGGGAACGACATTCGATTGAAGCGCTTGTCGAAAATGAAGGCCTCCAAAAAGATGTTTTATTTCTCGGCAACCAAAGCCGCATTTATGAATTGATTTCCCTTGCCGATGTTATGCTTTTGTTATCGGAAAAGGAAAGTTTCGGCCTCACGGCATTGGAAGCGATGGCTGTCGGTGTGCCGGTCATCGGTACCAATATCGGGGGCATCCCCGAAGTAATCAGTGATGGAGAAACAGGGTTGATCTGCCCGGTTTACGATTATAAAGCAGCCGCCGAAGCAGCACTCGCGCTTCTTAATGATAAAGCGATGCATCGTCGAATGTCCAATGCCGCGAGGGCGCGTGCATTCTCTAAATTCAACAGTGATACGATCGTCGCCGGTTATGAAACCCTTTACGCGGAAATGCTGGGATTGCCGTGA
- a CDS encoding menaquinol-cytochrome c reductase cytochrome b/c subunit, whose translation MHRGKGMKFVTDSRIPEREHRMENIPKDYSEYPGKTEAFFPNYLLKEWLVGAVFLIGFLCLTAAHPAPLEREADPTDSSYIPLPDWFFLFLYQLLKYEFAAGDYIVLGTVVLPGLAFGALLLAPWLDKGPERRLSQRPIATAMMTLGVVSVIYLTWESVDQHDWQADAEQAAMDDEDIQEVDQGLEGYEIYQAQGCISCHGENMEGNPGVRGPALYDLPYDAEGVAEISLEGIGEMPADMFDGSEEELQILSEYVVDGGGTNEELEYLDDDVDADDAEEEDEDDENGDDEDNGEEEDAEEEA comes from the coding sequence ATGCATCGAGGAAAAGGAATGAAGTTCGTTACGGACTCCAGAATTCCGGAACGCGAACATCGTATGGAAAACATACCTAAAGATTATTCGGAATACCCCGGCAAGACAGAGGCTTTTTTCCCGAACTATTTGCTGAAGGAATGGCTTGTCGGTGCCGTATTTCTTATCGGCTTTCTCTGTTTAACGGCCGCTCATCCGGCGCCGCTTGAACGGGAAGCAGACCCTACAGATTCAAGTTATATCCCATTGCCGGACTGGTTTTTCCTGTTCTTGTACCAGTTGCTCAAGTATGAATTCGCAGCCGGTGATTACATTGTATTGGGAACGGTCGTCCTTCCCGGACTTGCTTTCGGCGCATTATTATTGGCGCCGTGGCTTGATAAAGGGCCGGAACGAAGGCTGTCCCAACGGCCGATTGCAACCGCGATGATGACACTCGGGGTTGTGAGTGTGATTTATCTAACTTGGGAATCGGTCGATCAGCATGACTGGCAAGCAGATGCAGAGCAGGCCGCGATGGACGATGAAGACATACAAGAAGTCGACCAAGGGCTCGAAGGTTACGAGATCTATCAAGCCCAGGGTTGTATTTCCTGTCACGGAGAAAATATGGAAGGGAACCCCGGGGTCAGAGGACCTGCCCTCTATGACCTTCCTTATGACGCGGAAGGCGTTGCCGAAATTTCTCTGGAAGGGATCGGAGAAATGCCGGCGGATATGTTTGATGGTTCAGAGGAAGAATTGCAAATTCTATCCGAGTACGTTGTTGACGGCGGCGGCACGAATGAAGAACTGGAATACCTGGATGATGACGTCGATGCAGATGATGCAGAAGAAGAAGATGAAGACGACGAAAATGGCGACGATGAAGATAACGGTGAAGAAGAAGATGCAGAAGAGGAAGCATAG
- a CDS encoding sporulation protein YpjB: MRGWLIMLTAVIFLMGLGAEQEEQGREEWAYIDAEAEKIVAHVQSENDEEGRARVQALADELTVADYESMALDVHDMGTIIMSYERLQGALTEVSLERDERLAQALSFHYAIDAVINPENPKWKETRRDVEEQLAQLREAASEGGSSFEHAWNDWRKTFEMIHPAATLRLSPSEREKVRSLVTFMDEHSHRLKDEQAARPFFDALEAQMTRLYEGDIEENDPSLITVIAIISGAILLSLSYAGWKKYRGEARRSRRKRDR; the protein is encoded by the coding sequence GTGCGCGGCTGGTTAATCATGCTTACGGCGGTGATCTTTCTTATGGGTCTCGGCGCGGAGCAGGAAGAACAAGGACGAGAAGAATGGGCATACATCGATGCCGAAGCTGAAAAAATCGTTGCACACGTTCAATCCGAAAATGATGAAGAAGGGCGTGCCCGGGTGCAGGCACTTGCCGATGAGCTAACAGTAGCAGATTATGAGTCAATGGCATTGGATGTTCACGATATGGGCACGATTATAATGAGTTATGAACGCTTACAAGGGGCACTGACGGAAGTGTCACTTGAGCGGGATGAACGGCTTGCGCAGGCGCTTAGTTTTCACTATGCCATTGACGCCGTTATAAATCCGGAGAATCCGAAGTGGAAAGAAACAAGGCGTGATGTCGAAGAGCAATTGGCTCAGTTACGGGAAGCAGCGTCAGAAGGCGGAAGTTCTTTTGAACATGCGTGGAATGATTGGCGCAAAACGTTTGAAATGATTCATCCTGCAGCGACGTTGCGCTTGTCGCCATCCGAACGTGAAAAAGTGCGTTCGCTCGTAACGTTCATGGATGAACATAGTCATCGCTTAAAAGATGAACAGGCAGCGCGGCCGTTTTTTGATGCCCTGGAAGCACAAATGACCCGTTTATATGAAGGCGACATCGAGGAGAATGACCCATCACTCATCACGGTCATTGCCATCATTAGCGGAGCGATTCTGCTTTCGCTCTCGTATGCCGGGTGGAAAAAATACCGGGGAGAAGCAAGACGGAGCCGCAGAAAGCGTGATCGTTGA
- a CDS encoding nucleotide pyrophosphohydrolase: MNEPSMKAMQSEVDKYIGQFKEGYFSPLAMLARMSEEVGELAREVNHYYGEKPKKTTEQGKEMEEELGDLLFVLICFANSLDIDLSESFTNVMHKFNDRDRNRWTSIKEGEENNNG, translated from the coding sequence ATGAACGAGCCATCGATGAAAGCGATGCAATCGGAAGTGGACAAATACATAGGCCAGTTTAAAGAAGGTTATTTTTCCCCGTTGGCCATGTTGGCACGCATGTCGGAAGAAGTTGGCGAATTGGCACGGGAAGTGAATCACTACTATGGAGAAAAGCCGAAGAAAACAACTGAGCAAGGAAAGGAAATGGAAGAAGAACTTGGGGATCTTCTCTTCGTTCTCATTTGTTTTGCCAACTCGCTTGACATTGATTTGTCCGAGAGTTTTACAAACGTCATGCATAAATTTAACGATAGGGATCGTAATCGTTGGACATCCATTAAAGAAGGAGAGGAAAATAACAATGGCTAA
- the dapB gene encoding 4-hydroxy-tetrahydrodipicolinate reductase: protein MANRDIRIVLAGPRGKMGTAARNLIANTAHFSLVACLDHKPPTETHFSEEEVPIFTDADRCFSEVETDVLIDLTTPQAAKAHLECALDHHIRPVIGTTGFTDEEIEQLRAKAESKSLGAMIVPNFAIGAVLMMKFSQMAARYFDDVEIIERHHDRKLDAPSGTALKTANLISDVRGEKKQGHQNESETLEGARGGQVEGMPIHSVRLPGLVAHQEVVFGGSGQTLTIRHDSIDRGSFMPGVKLAVETVMATKTLIYGLEQVIE, encoded by the coding sequence ATGGCTAATCGTGACATTCGTATTGTTTTGGCAGGTCCGCGCGGGAAAATGGGGACGGCGGCCCGGAATTTGATTGCCAATACCGCACATTTTTCACTTGTTGCCTGCTTGGACCATAAACCGCCAACAGAGACACACTTTTCGGAAGAGGAGGTACCGATCTTTACGGATGCCGACCGCTGCTTTTCCGAAGTAGAGACGGATGTATTGATTGATTTGACAACACCGCAAGCGGCAAAAGCTCATTTGGAATGTGCCCTCGATCATCATATTCGTCCGGTGATCGGTACAACGGGATTTACGGATGAAGAAATTGAACAGTTAAGGGCCAAAGCGGAGAGTAAGTCGCTCGGTGCCATGATTGTGCCGAATTTTGCCATAGGCGCGGTGTTAATGATGAAATTCTCGCAAATGGCTGCCCGGTATTTCGATGATGTAGAGATTATCGAGCGGCATCACGACCGCAAACTTGATGCTCCGTCGGGGACAGCTTTAAAAACGGCGAATCTCATTTCCGACGTTCGCGGGGAGAAAAAACAAGGGCATCAGAATGAAAGTGAGACGCTCGAAGGCGCGAGAGGCGGACAGGTCGAAGGAATGCCGATTCACAGTGTCCGTTTGCCGGGTCTTGTGGCTCATCAAGAAGTTGTTTTCGGCGGCAGCGGACAAACGTTAACGATACGGCACGATTCCATTGACCGCGGTTCATTTATGCCGGGCGTGAAACTGGCAGTGGAAACGGTAATGGCGACAAAAACGCTCATTTACGGGCTCGAACAGGTTATAGAGTGA
- a CDS encoding DUF1405 domain-containing protein — protein MAVLRVFIGFLARPSMLWVLLLINGGGTLYGFYWYEGQLAQTPVYFLPFVPDSPTASLFFTGVLAAFLLRKHIGLLEAFAAVTLIKYGIWAVVMNLGADLMGGPVNWQNYMLIASHFGMALQAVLFLPYYRIKPWHLAVVGIWTVHNDIIDYVYGMHPWVSPAMMPYIDTIGYFTFWLGLAAIAVVYIFNVRHHRYRLSLPR, from the coding sequence GTGGCCGTCTTGCGAGTATTCATTGGTTTTTTAGCCCGTCCGTCAATGCTATGGGTGTTGTTATTAATCAACGGCGGGGGGACGCTATATGGATTTTATTGGTATGAAGGGCAACTGGCGCAAACACCTGTTTATTTTCTGCCTTTCGTACCTGATAGCCCAACCGCCAGCTTGTTTTTCACCGGAGTGTTGGCGGCATTTCTTTTGCGCAAACATATCGGGTTATTGGAAGCATTCGCGGCAGTCACGCTCATTAAATACGGCATTTGGGCGGTCGTCATGAATTTGGGTGCCGATCTCATGGGAGGGCCGGTGAACTGGCAAAATTACATGCTGATCGCCTCCCACTTTGGAATGGCGTTGCAAGCTGTGTTGTTTTTGCCCTATTATCGCATTAAGCCTTGGCATCTCGCTGTGGTAGGAATTTGGACCGTACATAATGATATCATCGACTATGTTTATGGAATGCATCCTTGGGTAAGTCCCGCTATGATGCCTTATATCGACACAATAGGCTATTTTACGTTTTGGCTCGGGTTGGCAGCGATTGCCGTTGTTTACATTTTCAATGTGCGTCACCATCGCTACCGTCTTTCTTTGCCCCGTTAA